One Rutidosis leptorrhynchoides isolate AG116_Rl617_1_P2 unplaced genomic scaffold, CSIRO_AGI_Rlap_v1 contig414, whole genome shotgun sequence genomic region harbors:
- the LOC139883535 gene encoding elongation factor Ts, mitochondrial yields MALSRSAKRSLEVVLCNRLSNGYSTLASRNRTFVCSSTDSKSLLSNLTYNSRKIGLFGLFSKRFSSQAPASTEQMNLIKQLRERTCAPIKDVKSALVACNWDIEEAQTDLRKRGKVLASKKSSRTAAEGLLAFAQNEGKVAVIELNCETDFVARNEIFQHLALSLAKQALLVDSASQMSSGVFPVGPEYFETLKINLEHPKISGETTVPSAITEVAAMMGENVKLRRGFLMSSSPNGVVSSYLHTSPLPGLGRIAGLLSLEVEDGNTQLEALQRVGSELAMHVVAAKPLFLSKEQVSSDALESEREVLKSQAESSGKSQMAVEKMVEGRLRKYYEDVVLMEQKFIVNDTLNVKTLLNNLSKEIGSPVKIGNFFRMEVGEGIQRLEASSADEPAAKAA; encoded by the exons ATGGCATTGAGTAGAAGTGCGAAACGTTCTCTGGAAGTGGTACTCTGTAACAGGCTCAGTAATGGCTATAGTACATTGGCGAGCAGAAATAGGACTTTTGTATGTTCGTCTACCGATAGCAAGAGCTTATTATCTAATCTGACTTATAATTCCAGAAAAATTGGATTATTCGGACTGTTTTCTAAGAGATTTAGTTCCCAAGCACCAGCCTCTACTGAGCAAATGAACCTCATTAAGCAGTTGAGGGAACGTACTTGTGCCCCAATAAAGGACGTCAAGTCCGCCCTCGTTGCATGTAATTGGGATATTG AGGAGGCACAGACAGATTTACGGAAAAGAGGGAAGGTTTTGGCGTCAAAGAAGTCATCACGAACTGCTGCTGAAGGCCTGCTTGCCTTTGCGCAGAATGAGGGCAAGGTGGCTGTTATTGAACTCAATTGTGAAACTGATTTTGTTGCAAGGAATGAAATTTTTCAACACTTG GCCTTATCATTAGCAAAACAGGCTTTGCTTGTTGACAGTGCTTCTCAGATGAGTTCTGGGGTCTTCCCCGTTGGACCTGAGTATTTTGAG ACCCTCAAGATAAATCTTGAACATCCAAAAATAAGTGGGGAGACCACTGTTCCAAGTGCTATAACAGAAGTAGCGGCAATGATGGGGGAGAATGTGAAACTTAGAAGAGGGTTCTTGATGTCTTCATCTCCAAATGGTGTTGTTTCCTCCTATCTCCACACAAGCCCTCTACCAG GTCTGGGTCGCATTGCTGGTCTTTTATCTCTTGAAGTAGAGGATGGGAACACTCAACTGGAGGCTCTTCAACGCGTGGGATCAGAACTTGCAATGCATGTAGTGGCAGCAAAACCATTATTCTTGAGCAAGGAACAAGTTTCCTCCGACGCTTTGGAGAGTGAACGTGAAGTTCTGAAGTCACAG GCAGAAAGCTCAGGCAAATCTCAGATGGCTGTGGAGAAAATGGTCGAAGGTCGTTTGCGTAAATACTATGAAGATGTTGTTTTAATGGAGCAGAAGTTTATTGTAAACGACACACTGAACGTGAAG ACACTTTTGAATAATCTGTCCAAGGAAATTGGTTCGCCAGTGAAAATTGGAAATTTCTTCAGAATGGAAGTTGGAGAAGGAATTCAAAG GCTAGAAGCGTCCAGTGCTGATGAACCAGCAGCAAAGGCTGCTTGA